The following are encoded in a window of Acidobacteriota bacterium genomic DNA:
- a CDS encoding DinB family protein, whose product MLPELERRFNRLEDDRRALMEELAAYPREAVEQAPEPDAWCMRQVAQHLMMVEQAFLRYKDTHSVLRPPNLRQRIGRWGVKLVLGMGIKIKAPSRHVLPEDELTLAEVDSRWIEVRQDFGAWLEGLSPEQARELRFLHPFAGPLDSLAFLDFLADHFEHHRRQVRRIAASSAFRALTDRG is encoded by the coding sequence ATGCTGCCCGAGCTAGAACGTCGCTTCAACCGCCTCGAGGATGACCGCCGGGCCTTGATGGAGGAGCTGGCCGCCTACCCCCGGGAGGCCGTTGAGCAAGCCCCCGAGCCCGACGCCTGGTGCATGCGCCAGGTGGCCCAGCATCTGATGATGGTGGAGCAGGCCTTCCTGCGCTACAAAGACACCCACTCGGTGCTGCGGCCGCCGAATCTCCGCCAGCGCATCGGCCGCTGGGGAGTGAAGCTAGTGTTGGGCATGGGCATCAAGATCAAGGCTCCCTCCCGGCACGTGCTGCCGGAGGACGAGCTGACCCTGGCGGAGGTCGATAGCCGCTGGATCGAGGTGCGCCAGGACTTCGGCGCCTGGCTGGAGGGGCTGTCCCCGGAGCAGGCCCGAGAGCTGCGCTTCCTCCATCCTTTCGCCGGTCCTCTCGACAGTCTGGCCTTCCTCGACTTCCTCGCCGACCACTTCGAGCACCATCGCCGCCAGGTCCGCCGCATCGCTGCCAGCTCCGCCTTTCGGGCCCTCACCGACCGCGGCTAG